The DNA region GGGACACGTTCTCGGAAGGACAGTTGGGACCTGCGAGAGACAGCGGGCGTCGTTCGAAGGAGACACCGGTTGCGAATTCCCCGTCACCGGAAGCCGTATCGAACTGAACGGCGTGGCCCGAGCCGACTCACCCTTCGATAGGCCTCTTTCGTCACCCCTCGTAGTTGACGATGGAGCGGAAGCCGCCGTAGGCCATGCGCTCGGGGTCGAACGGCATCTCCGAATCGTAGCTGTCCGGGTCCATCGCGGGATCTTCCATCACCTTCGCGTTCACCTCGTCGCGGTGTTCCCGCGACTCGAACACGATAAACGAGAACACGACCGTTTCGTCGTCCCCGGTTTCGGCGAGCTGTGGGAAGGTCACTATCGGTATGCCGTCCATGTCGGGCTCCATGTCGTCTCCGACTCCCTCGAAATATTCGAGAGCGCCGTGTTCGATCCAGAGCTTACCGGCCTCGCTGGCCATCTCGCGGTAGGCATCGAGCTTGTCGTTCGCAATCGGGATGACGAATCCGTCGACGTACCGTTCCATACCTCGGGGAGGACGGGACGGGAGTTGAACTTTTTTTGCGCCAACCGAGATATATCTCACCACGGGAATCCTCGCCCCTCAGGGTGGAGTGCGCTTCCACAGGCGGCCTACCACGTCCCGTATCGCCTCACGTTTGTAGTAGCCGATGGCGGAGGCAACGATCAGGCTCCCGATGATCACGATCCCCTCGAGGAACTCGCCGCTCGCCAGTTTGCCGCCGGCGTAGACGGTGAGGACGTACGCCGGGAGGCGTCCGATGGCGATAGCGACCATGAACGTTCGGAGCCGCCATTTGGTGAGTCCGGCGAGAAAGCACACAGCGTCGTCCGGGAGCCCGGGGATGACGACGAACACGACGAGACCCGGAAACCCGACTCGCTCGACGAACTCGTCGAAGCGAGCGACGACGTCCTCGTGGAGCACGTCTTCGACGAACGTCCGCCCGTATCGGTCCGCGAGCAGGAACGCGATTGCGCTCCCGATGAGAACGCCCGTGATACTGTACACCGTACCGGCGACCGGACCGAAGAGGTAGCCGGCGACGAGCGCGACGGCCTGCCCCGGAATCGGCGCGACGACTACCTGAACGACCTGGACGAGGACGAACACGACCGGGGCGAGAAAGCCGAACTGATCGATCCACGCGCGGAGTTCGTCGGGGCGGAAGACGAACGGCGCGTATCGGTGGACCAACAGGTAGAGGAGAACGAACGCAATCGAGACGAGAACGGCGACGAGGAACCCACGTTTCCGCGCATCAGACGACGAGAATATCTGCATCTCGCTTCGAACGTGTAACCTCGTTACCTTGAGGATTCTCCCGGTCATCTGTTAGAGTTCGATACGATGAAGAAGCGTTATGGTGTGATAGAGTATGTCTCGCAAAGACTATCGTGCCCTGAAACCTAGCTATAGCTTGCGAGTTATGCCCCCGAAGACGATGCCGGACGAGCAGCATGTCCCCCCTCGGGAACTTACGGAAACTGAATCGGCTGCAATCGATTGGGCGGGACTGTTAGCGAACCTCGGCAAGAAAGTACTCCACGTCGGTGGAGGTCCGTCCACCGAACAACTGCTCGAGTTGGCCCATCTCGAACCGGACCAGCACGTTCTGGACGCTGGCTGTGGCGTCGGAACCACGGCCATCGAGATCGCCCAGCGTTTCGGCTGTCAGGTGACGGCAGTCGACATCGCGCCGTCGGTGATCGAACGCGCGGCAACCAACGTACGCGCCGCTGGACTGCAGGATTCGGTCACGGTTCACCAGGGCGACATCCTTGAACTGGAGTTTTCCGACGATACATTCGATCGGGTCATTATCGAATCGGTCGTCATGTTTGTGGACCGTGCCCAAGCGGCGAGGGAGGTGGTCCGGGTGTGTAAGCCGGGCGGGTTAGTCATCGATCACGAGGCGTATTTCACCCGGGGAGCGCCGGACGAGATCATCCAGAGCAGCCAAGAACTCTTCCCCGGCTTCGGCTTGGAGGAACCCGAAGGGTGGGTAGGGCTGTATCGTAACGCTGGTCTCTCGGACATCGAATACGTGAGTGGTCCTGCAGAGTTCATCGGCCCCGGCTACATAATCCGCGATGAAGGCCTCTCCGGCTTCCTCACTATACTCGGGCGATTGTTGACCCACCCGACGTATCTGAGGCAGATGGCCGGGATGCTCCCCCGAGTGCGGCGGGTGCAGCCCTACATAGACTACATAGTCTTAGCCGGTCGAAAACCGGCGTAACCGGCCTTGATGACCTTCGATATCCGAATTCCGCAGTATCGACGTTCGAAGCGCTCTCTCGACGCCTGCGTCGAGTATACGGCCTCCTGTTCGTCATCGCCGGTCTCACGTGGGTCGTCAAAATCACCATCTTGACGCCTCAAACTGCGTGATCCGATGCAGCAGCGTTCCCGGTTTCCCGGCAACGGTGGTCGCAGGTGTGCTGTTCGTCGTGTATCTCTGTATCGCGGTTGTCGCTTTCTGGCCGAACGGCCGCGAAGCAACGGAAGAGATACACGGTGAAAAGCCGGGGAAGTGGAAACGAGAGTGAGATTTTCGACCGACGTGTGCTGTATCACACCGAGGTGAAGTACTGATTTCGTCGCATGGCCTCGATGAGCGTTCACCCGTCGACGGACCGCCGGGGACCGGGGCCTGACGAACCGTCTCGTCGATTGCTCCACCATCGGTCGACCATCGCGCCGATACTGACGAAGAGGGCGGGAAGCGAGAGGAAGAAGCCGAGAAGTGGGATATTGGCGATGACCGCACCGACGACGAGCGCGAGCCAGAGATTCGACTCGCCGCTCGCGACCCGTCGGAGCAGATACGATCCGAGAACGACCGTCCCGACCGTCGACCCGACGTAGAAGAACAGCACGCCGGCGAGGACCGGAACCGCGACGACGAGGCCGACGGGGTCGGGAACGCCGAACTCCGTGAGCAGCATCACCACGATTGCGAACAGGACGAATCCGGTGATGCCGACGAGCGTGGCCGCGATTCCGAGGAGTCCGGAGCGGACGGGGACGTCGTAGATTCGTCGCTCCAGGTCGCGGACGTACGAGTCCGCGTAGACGAACTCCGAGACGAGCAACACGGGGATCGCGAGGGCGACGGCGAACGCGGCGGAGAACGCGGTGATGAGAGCCAAGAGGAAGACGACCATGACGAGGTCGACGAGCCACGACCCGGCGGCCGGCGTTTCGACACCGGCCTGTGCGAGAACCGGTGTCGGGACGACCGTTAGCAAGGCGACCAGCGACGGGAGGAAGCGGCGGCGGACCATACCCGGTAGTTACACCCTCGTGACATAAGTACAGAGGTTCGTCACGCTACGGCGGTAGCGCCGCATATCCGACCACCGACGAGCTCCGCCTCGCGGTGGCATCCCCGACCGCCTCACGGCGGCATCCGCGACTACGGCACGCCTGCGCACCCGAGAGCCCGCCGAAGTCTCACACCAGTCGAGTAGAGTTAAATACTGTCACCGAAACCAGTTGGTATCCCTCCATGATACGCGACCTTTCGCGGTGGTTCGAGTCGAAGTCCTTCTCGGTACAGATTGTTGCCCTCGCGCTCGTCCTCGACCCGCTCGGATTCGTCTCCGGGTATCTGCTCGCCCCCGCTCTGGGCGTCGACCCGCTGATGGGCGGCGTCTACGGCCTCGTCGCGGCGAGTTTCCCGATGTCCTGGCACGTGATGCGGCAGAGCAAGGACGCCTGAGTCGCCGCTCACGTGGGGCGCCGAGCGCGGGGCGCGGTCACTCACAGCGTCACCGCTCGCTGTACTCAAAAGCCGGTGTTCGACCGCGGTAACTCGTCAGTTCACCGCAACCATTATCCGGTGTATAGTTAGATATCCAAGGGATGGCCGTCCTGAATGCCCTCCGAAAAGTGCCCGGTGCGTTGGCCCGAAATCCGATACTCGTCGCGTTGCTCGGATTCGTCGGTCTCCTGCAGGCACCACAGACGCTCGCACAGTACCTGAACTCAACCGTCTCGATCGTCATCTCGCTGATCTTTACCCTGGTGTACCTCTTCGGCGTCCCGTTCTTCCAGGGCGGGATGATCGGAATGGCCGACGAGGCGCTCAGAAACCGGACGAGACTCGGAACGTTCGTCCAGGCCGGCAAGGAGAACTACGTCTCCCTGCTCGTCGCGTACCTCGCGATGACGGGTGTCGTCCTCGTCTTGATGCTCGTCGTCTTCGCCGCCGTGTTCGCCGGGATCTTCTCCATCGGGACCGGCAGCCAGAACGGCCTGGTGGTCGCCGTCGGCGTCGTCCTCGTCGTCGGCCTCGTCTACCTCGTGTTCGCGTTCTTCATCCAGTTCTACAGCCACGAGATCGTCCTGAACGACGCCGGTGCCGTCTCGGGGATCAAAGGAAGCGTCGGCCTCGTCAGACGGAACCTCCTGAGCACGACCGGCTACTTCCTCCTCACGATAGCCGGTTCCCTCGCGGTCGTCGTCGCCGTCGTCGCGGCGCAGTTCCTCCTGCTGCCGCAGTCGGCTCCAGGCACCATGCCTGCACAGCCTCCGCTGACCAGCGCCCTCGGACAGGTCGTGGTCAGCACCGTCGTCACCGCAGTCGTCGGGAGTCTGTTCGCGGTGTACTCGGTCGCGTTCTACGAGGAGATTCGCGACCATCGGAACAGCCCGGAGCAAGCGACGACTCTCTGAACCGTCGGATACCGTCTCGAACACGCTGAACGCTCTTTTCAGGCCCGACGCGTACTGCGCGAGCGCCGTCTCTATCGGACCTGCGAACGGCCGATGTTCGCAGTCACTCTCGCTTCCAGTCGTAGATCGTAGATACGCCGGACGGCGAAAGACGGCTTTTGTAGGCGGAAAGTCACGGCCTCCAGTAGCACACTACTCGTTACTTAGCGACCGGTGCTGAGTTCTCCTACGCCCGTCACGGGGTGAGAGAACATGAGCGCACAACAAGACACTGAGGCGATCGCCAGACGGATTTTCGAGGAGATATGGCAAAACGAGAACTACGAGGTCATCGATGAACTCGTCGCCGAGGATTACGTCCTCCATGACCCATCGATGCCGGAAGAGACCGAGTGGCCCAGCGGCCGCGAGGGCTTTCGACAGATAGTAGAGATGGGCTCCGGCGTCATCGACGGACGTCTCGAGATCGAACAGCTCATCCCGGCCGACGACCACGTCGCGATTCGCTGGAAGCAGACCGGCACGCACGTCGGGGAGATGGCCGGCATCGAGCCGACGAACGAGGAGGTGACTATCACCGGCATCGAGATTGACCGTTTCGAGGACGGTAAACTCGCCGAGACGTGGCAGGAGGTCGGCATGCTGCCGATGCTCGTGCAGATCGGGGCTGTTCCCGAAGACCTGTTCTCCGCGGAAACGCCCTCGGGGGAGCACTAGCTGACTCTCCTCTCTTTTCAAAATCAGACCGTAACCACGAGACATCTCGTCGTTTCGAGTGCCGTCACACGCGGGGGCCTCTCTGCAGGACCGGACGACGGAATCGACTGGTCCACGTGGAACGACGAGACCGAGGAGTCCTCGAGCCCACGACCAGCGGAATGTTGATGTACTCATATAACATATGACTGAAAGATTATGCGCGTACCCAGTCCGATTACGATTCAGCGAATCTCCGAACTCGTGGCGGCGAACCGAGCAATCAGGTCACCCACCTACCACGCAGCCCACGACGAGGGGATTCGTTTCACGGATCCGGAAAAGGGCCTCCAGTGGGGCGCCGACATCATTCCAGCCTTGATGGGTTTTTTCCGACTTGAGAAAGACACCCGGGACGACCACCCCAACGGCTGGGTGGGCTTCGCTCGCCACTGGCGGGGAGAGACGTTGCGGCTGGACTTCGACCTGCTATCGAGGTCCGACGAGCCAGACCCGATCTTGGTCGTGACCGCAGTATCAGGCAGAGCGGGAGAGGAAACTATCTCCGACGAGGACTTCGGAGAGATCGAGCTGTCGGAGCAGGTTCCGACGCGGCGGGAATGGGAGGAACGAGGGAAACGGTACCAGGCGGCGCGGAGGACAGATGATGCCGATGGAGCGGCAGCGGTGAAGGCGTACATCGCAGCGCTGCCGGGTTGGAAGGGGGAGGTCGCGACACGATTCGACGAGATCATCGAACGCGAAGTGCCCCACGTGCGCCGCGCCGTGAAGTGGCACATACCGTTCTATGGTGTCGAGGGTCAAGGATGGTTCGCGTCGTTCAGCGCGTTCTCGAAACACGTGAAACTGTCGTTCGTGTGCGAATCGTACCTCGAGCCGAAGCCACCCGGTGGAACGGGTCCGGATAGACAAGCCTTGGACCTGAAGAAGACGGACGCGCTGGACGAGGACCAGGTCGCTTCCTGGGTTCGGCAGGCCGCCGACAAGCCGGGGATGGGCTGGTGAGAAAGCCCGCGCCTGTGCGATACCCGTAAGGCGGCCACGAATCTCACCGCGAACGACCTCGACGCCTCTCTCGTCGTTTTCGCGATCCGTCCTGGTCATCTCTACAGAATCCGGCTCACGACTCCATTGACATCCTCCCCGCCGTGAACGGTGAGGTGTGAGCCTTGTCCTTTCTATACGCGTTCGGACGGCCGTCTTCGGGGCGTCGGGTCGAGTGCGGCGATCACCCTCACACGACGCTCTCGACGACGAACCGTTGCCCCTCGATATCCTCGACCAGCGCGCCCCACCCGCCGACGCTGACCACCTCGTCGCCGGTGTCGAGTTCGAGCGTCGCCGCCTCGATGAAGCTCTCCAACAGCGGGCGGTCGTCGTCGCCCGCGACGTAGTTCACCTCGGCGACCCAGCCGGTGAGTTCGCGCTCCTCGCGACCGGTTCGACTCTTCCCGCTCACGGTGAGCGTCACTTCGCGGTCCGCCTCGACGTCCTCGCGGATGTCGCGGATGCACTCGCGGATGTTCGTGTACGTCGCCGGCAGCGAACCGTCGCGCGCGGAGTACAGCGTCTCCCACGTCTCCCAGAAGGCCGTCTGGAAGTGCGCGTCGAAGATACGCGACAGCGAGTAGTCGTTGGCGAGCACGCCGTACTCGTGGTTCGGGTGCAGCGGCGCTTCGGGCGCGAAACAGACGTGCGTGCGGTCGGCGAGGACGAGAAACGGCGTCGGCAGCGTGCGGAGGCGGACCTCCGACGCCACGCCCGCGAAGTCGAACACGCGGTCGTCGACGCTCGCGTCCGGGGACTGCTCGGGCGTGAGGGTGAGTTTGACGACGACGCCGCGGTCGACGGCGGCCGCGAGCGCGTCGCGGAACAGGTCGTACTGCGGGGGCGTCACCGCCAACTGGAGTTCGTTCTCGGCGCCTTCGATGGCTTCGCGCGCGCGGTCGAAGATGGACGACAGCGGTTTGAGCACGCTCACGCGGTGGTTCTCGACGGTCGGGCGCTCCCACCGCTGGCGAATCTCGGTGGCCGCGCTCGTCACCGTCTCCGCGTACGCCTGCAGGTCGTCGACGACCGCCGAGGGGTCGTGCGCGCGGGCGTGGAGACTGCCCTGTTGGTACGTCTCGATGTAGCCTTCGCTCTCCAAGTTGCGGAGGACGTCGTAGATGCGCGCCTGCGGCACGCCGCAGGCGTCGGCGATCTCGGTCGCGGGTGCGCTGCCGAGTTCGACCGTCGCGATGTAGGCCTCGGCCTCGTACTGGGTGAGTCCGGTCCGCTCCAGCGTCGAACGGAGTTGGTCGGTGTCCATGCTCGGATACCGGATAGAGGGCGCCCGGACGCTTTCGGTGTTGCGGTGTTTCGGTGTGCTGACGGGCGAATCGAGGGCTCGACGACGACTGGACGAGACAAGTATTTTTATCGACGCACTCACAGTGTACACACATGAGTTCCGAATCGGAGAAGAAGCGCGTTCAGTTCCGAGCGCCGAGAGGGTTGGTAGATCGGGCTGACACTCTCGCAGCGGTGTTCGAGACAGACCGGACGGACATTCTCATCGCTGCCCTCCGCGAGTATCTCCGGGACGCAGCACACTCTGATGACGTGAAGCAGGAGGTCGCAGAAGCGTACTACGACGGCGATATTACCTTCGAGGAACTGAAGTCTCTCGTCGGTCACGAGGAGGCCGCAAATTTCCGTCTCCTGAAACAGCAGTTGAGCGAGACGTTCGTCGAGGATGTAGCCGAAGAGTTGGCCGACACGTAGATGGTGCGCATCGTCGCTGATACCTCCGCCCTCGTTAGTTTAGGAACCGTTGCAGACACCACGGCAAACCCACTCGATATACTCCTTGAGTCGCACGAACTCCTACTCCCCGAGCACGTTCTCGAAGAATTGGCGGAAACAGCATCTTACGACGCTGCCTCTGGAGAGGCAGCACAGGCCGTGCTTGATCGCAAGAGCGCGTTCGAGGTTCGCCTCGTCGAACTGGACGAAACGTTTCCACTCGACGACGGCGAGAACGCGGCAGTCACGTTGGCGAACCAAGTGAACGCGGTTCAACTCCTCTGCGACGAATTCAACCGGCTCGCACTTATCCACGCATCGCTGGCTGACACCCGTCTCGTGACGACGCCGATTCTACTCACCG from Haloprofundus halobius includes:
- a CDS encoding DUF1428 domain-containing protein, yielding MERYVDGFVIPIANDKLDAYREMASEAGKLWIEHGALEYFEGVGDDMEPDMDGIPIVTFPQLAETGDDETVVFSFIVFESREHRDEVNAKVMEDPAMDPDSYDSEMPFDPERMAYGGFRSIVNYEG
- a CDS encoding TVP38/TMEM64 family protein, with the protein product MQIFSSSDARKRGFLVAVLVSIAFVLLYLLVHRYAPFVFRPDELRAWIDQFGFLAPVVFVLVQVVQVVVAPIPGQAVALVAGYLFGPVAGTVYSITGVLIGSAIAFLLADRYGRTFVEDVLHEDVVARFDEFVERVGFPGLVVFVVIPGLPDDAVCFLAGLTKWRLRTFMVAIAIGRLPAYVLTVYAGGKLASGEFLEGIVIIGSLIVASAIGYYKREAIRDVVGRLWKRTPP
- a CDS encoding class I SAM-dependent methyltransferase; its protein translation is MPDEQHVPPRELTETESAAIDWAGLLANLGKKVLHVGGGPSTEQLLELAHLEPDQHVLDAGCGVGTTAIEIAQRFGCQVTAVDIAPSVIERAATNVRAAGLQDSVTVHQGDILELEFSDDTFDRVIIESVVMFVDRAQAAREVVRVCKPGGLVIDHEAYFTRGAPDEIIQSSQELFPGFGLEEPEGWVGLYRNAGLSDIEYVSGPAEFIGPGYIIRDEGLSGFLTILGRLLTHPTYLRQMAGMLPRVRRVQPYIDYIVLAGRKPA
- a CDS encoding DUF2270 domain-containing protein — translated: MVDPPDVSEADGRDAPPSAAGAALHRLHSLSRSKTGVTGLDDLRYPNSAVSTFEALSRRLRRVYGLLFVIAGLTWVVKITILTPQTA
- a CDS encoding ester cyclase — protein: MSAQQDTEAIARRIFEEIWQNENYEVIDELVAEDYVLHDPSMPEETEWPSGREGFRQIVEMGSGVIDGRLEIEQLIPADDHVAIRWKQTGTHVGEMAGIEPTNEEVTITGIEIDRFEDGKLAETWQEVGMLPMLVQIGAVPEDLFSAETPSGEH
- a CDS encoding DUF1801 domain-containing protein — protein: MRVPSPITIQRISELVAANRAIRSPTYHAAHDEGIRFTDPEKGLQWGADIIPALMGFFRLEKDTRDDHPNGWVGFARHWRGETLRLDFDLLSRSDEPDPILVVTAVSGRAGEETISDEDFGEIELSEQVPTRREWEERGKRYQAARRTDDADGAAAVKAYIAALPGWKGEVATRFDEIIEREVPHVRRAVKWHIPFYGVEGQGWFASFSAFSKHVKLSFVCESYLEPKPPGGTGPDRQALDLKKTDALDEDQVASWVRQAADKPGMGW
- a CDS encoding TrmB family transcriptional regulator, which codes for MDTDQLRSTLERTGLTQYEAEAYIATVELGSAPATEIADACGVPQARIYDVLRNLESEGYIETYQQGSLHARAHDPSAVVDDLQAYAETVTSAATEIRQRWERPTVENHRVSVLKPLSSIFDRAREAIEGAENELQLAVTPPQYDLFRDALAAAVDRGVVVKLTLTPEQSPDASVDDRVFDFAGVASEVRLRTLPTPFLVLADRTHVCFAPEAPLHPNHEYGVLANDYSLSRIFDAHFQTAFWETWETLYSARDGSLPATYTNIRECIRDIREDVEADREVTLTVSGKSRTGREERELTGWVAEVNYVAGDDDRPLLESFIEAATLELDTGDEVVSVGGWGALVEDIEGQRFVVESVV